DNA sequence from the Hoylesella buccalis ATCC 35310 genome:
TCCCTTTCAATGTTCTTTCTTTCCTCGGGTTTGTACCAAAAGAAGAATTGTCGTTGGGCAAGTTTTTCATTTGGTGTTTTGGCACAGTAAACTGGTTCCAGCGTGTAAGGATCGTATCCTGTGTACCATGTCTCTGTGCTGACAGTCATGGGAGTAGGGGTGAAATCCTGCACCTGTTCAAGCTGAAAATTCAGTTTTTTGGTGATGATGGCAAGATTTGCCATATCTTGTGCTTGACAACCGGGATGACTGCTGATGAAATAGGGGATGAGTTGTTGCTTTAAATTTTCTTCTTTGTTGATTTTGTCAAAGATGACTTTAAATTGTTCGAACAACTTGAATGAAGGCTTGCGCATCAAGTTCAAAACAGTATCTGACGTGTGTTCGGGTGCTACCTTCAAGCGACCACTCACATGGTTCTTAATCAGTTCCTTGGTATATTCTTGTGCAGCGGCATTCGTCGTTTCATCCTTGCTCTTGTGCAACAGCAAGTCATACCGAACACCACTGCTGACAAAACTCTTTTTTATACCGGGAATAGCATCGACGGATCGATAGATATCCAGTAGTTTACTGTGGTCTGTGTTGAGATTGGGGCAGATTTTTGGGTGAATGCAGGATGGGCGTTTGCAGTGTTCACAAGCCAGATGGTTCTTACCTGCCATGCCATACATGTTAGCTGACGGCCCTCCAAGATCAGAAAGATAACCCTTAAAGTCAGGCATGTCAATCACCTGTTTTACTTCTCTCAAGATGCTTTCTTTCGATCGGCAAGTGACAAACTTCCCTTGATGAGCCGATATCGTACAGAAGGCACAACCGCCAAAACAGCCTTGGTGGATGTTTACCGAGAATTTTATCATCTCGTAGGCAGGAATGCGTTTGCCCTTATATTTGAGATGTGGTACGCGCGTATAGGGCAAGTCATAATAAGCATCAATCTCTTTAGTTGACAAAGTTGGAAAAGGAGGATTGACTACCACATATTTATTGTCCACAGCCTGAATCAATCTTTGTGCATGTATCTTGTTGGACTCTTCTTCTATATGCCTGAAATTATCGGCTTGCAGTCGTTTTTCCCTCAAGCATTGCTCGTGACTATGAAGGATAATGTCGTCATCTTTGATGCCCCCATCGATCTCTTCTTTTTGAGTTAGATATACAGTCTGTGGGATATCGTGAATCTGTTGGATGGGTTCACCGGCTGCTATCCTTTGACATAAGCACAGAACAGACTTCGCTCCCATGCCGTACAGAATCATGTCGGCACCCGAATCGCATAGAATACATTTGCGAAGAGCGTCTTGCCAGTAGTCATAGTGCGTAAGACGTCTCATGGAAGCCTCAATGCCACCCAATACAATGGGTGTGTCAGGGTATAGTTGACGTAGAATCTTTGAATAAACAACGGTTGGATATTCAGGACGACAATCGTGTCTTCCGTCAGGACTGTAGGCATCTTCCTTGCGCAATCTTTTGTTGGCAGTGTACTTGTTTACCATCGAATCCATGCAACCTGGTGAGATACCGAAGAATAATCTCGGCTTACCCAGCTTCTTGAAGTCGCGATAGTCGCCATGCCAATCAGGCTGAGGAACGATGGCAACCTTGTATCCCGCAGCTTCAAGTGAACGCCCTATGACGGCAACTCCAAAGGATGGATGGTCAACATAGGCATCTCCTGAAAACAAGATGACATCCAGTTCTTCCCAACCTCTTAACTTGCATTCCTTCTTAGTGGTTGGAAGAAAATCAGTAAGTTGATAATCTTTCAAATGAGTGTTGTCTTTATTTTAGTCCTCACGACTCGTGATACATTCTTTATCCTCGGTCTTTTGGTTTGCCCAGTCTATATACAGTTTCACCAATTGGTTGAGGCCAAATGCCTTCATGTTGGCGTGGTAGATAACGTCAAGGCAAAGATCCAGTAGGGCTTTGTCATGATTTGCATCTGATTCTAACAAGGATCTGACATTCAGTTTTAGCTTGTTCAGTATATCTTCATCAATGATGCCCGTGCTATCAACCAGGTTTTCGAATAAAGCATATTTCTGAATACAGGTCAGATGTTCGTCCGAAACTTCGATACATCTCGTGCCAGATGGATTGGATTGGATTTTATATTTCATATCTTCTGCTATTATATAAGTGGTTGTTTATGTCAATCAAACTGCAATTCTCATGCCATTGTTGTGCTTCCATAAGCTGCTGGGCGAGCCTGTCCGTTATTCTAGCAAATAGTTTAATATTCCCCGCATCAGCAGTTCTTTATTCTTTTGATCGATGATGCATTCAAACGGGAAACCCATGGTGAAGCATCTATAATGGTTGTCCTTGTACGCAACTGCGGCACTGGTACCATTAGCATATTGCATGACACACATAGCACTTGGATTGGGAGAAAGAACTTCGGGCCATTGCGCGGCATAATGCTCTTCATTAGGCGTTTGGTAGAACGTCATGTTCATGCCCAGGCCATGTACAGCATTAGAGGAAACAATACTATCGCTGGGCGTATAGGATAGTTTCAGAACGTTGTTGAGAAACGATCTTTCGGTTTCAAAGGTCATATCCGAGCCAATATACGAGCCGCTAACCATGATTGCTCCGCCATGATTGGCATAGTCTGTCAACAGAGTTTGCATCTGAGGGGTGAACGATTTATAGTATTTTACTGTGTACGGTTCATATTTTTCCAATCCTAATATCAGGTCAATACAGGGATATTTGGTCAGTTTTACTTCGCCAGACCATACTGCTTGGCTGGATGAACTCGCCACATTGTACTTTTTAGAACTCGCAATGGCGGCCGTATGGTCTACTACATAATCGAAAGTGTTACCTGCAATGAATTGTCCGGCCAGTTCATTGCCTCCATATCCCAAACCTTTTTCTGTCAAACTGCCCATGCGTGTTTTGTCAAAAGCCGTTTGATATCCTGCCCACCCCGCAGTCTTTCCGTACGCAACCCCAATATCCTCATGGAGGTCAAAGCCTTGTTGAAGCTCATCATCGATTACCTTGGGCGCCGAAAGACGATTGAATCCGTTGACAACCAGTACCGTTTGAGTGGCTAATGGTGAATAGTATGCCGACAAAGTTTCTGTGGGAAAACTCTCTCCACCTTTGTTACAGGCCGTAATCTTAAAGTTGTATTGCACATCAGGTTCAAGTTCTATCGAATAAGATGTTCTGCTGATGTTCTTACCATTGTCAAATCCACTCGTTCCTGTCGCCATGTATACGTTATACGATGATGGTGTTGCCGTTTCCTCTTTGGGGTCGGTTTGTGGGGACCATGACAGTTTTACCTTGTTCTTAGATGTAAACTCGATGCGGAAATCTTGTGGTGCCAATGGTTGAACAACAAACGATTTTCCGTGCTGTCGATTGATATATCTTAATATGGTCTTATAGATTGAACGGGCAAAGCTGAACTTAAAGTTGGGATCTTGACCGAGAATCATGTCTGGAAAGTTTTGATGAGACATGGTTTCCAGTATCGCAGAGGGGATTTCTGGCACACGCGTTTCCGAATAGTTTCTGTCCCAAAGGTATCTCTTGGGCCAGGGTCTTTGGTCGGTACTCAGGTCTCTGACTGCATTTTGCAGTAAGTCATTGGCGAAATCCTTTGAGGTCATTCTCGAAATCCCGGCATTCAAGCGTCCGTCATTGAAGTTCGTCGTGCAAATAGCCAAAGAACCAGTGAGCGATTTTCCATCCGCACTATATCCTGCATCACTGTGAACAGCCAATGCCAACTCAAGGGGAACCCTTAGTCCTGGCAGTGATGGCGCGAATACACTTCCGCCTGAGAGCCAATTTGTCATTTTGGATCGGGTGTTGATGTCATCGGAATAGTCGTCTTGACCGCCTTTTCCTCCGTAGACACTGTAGGGTGCACCAGCCCATTGTGCATAATATCGCGAACCTTCAAGCGTCCGTGGCAGACCGCTTATGCTTCCTCCACGTTGAATGTTACCCATTCCACCACCAAATCTAACGGCATCAGTCGTCACGAAGCGTCTTTTCTTCTTCGAGCGATTTGTCACCACTACACGGTTAAACTGATTACTTCCAGCGTCAAAATCGAAGGTGCCAAGATAAACCCAAGTGCCTCCTCCCATCTGCTGGTTGACCCTAAAAGCAGTTTCCTGACCCTTGTGATAGACGATGTATTCGGCATCATCCACACTGTTGTCTACCGTTTGATAACTCACATATACGGCATATCGTCCAGCTTGAGGCAGATTAGGCTGATAAGATACCAGGCTTGGATGCCTGCTTTTGGTTGAATGAGCTATTCTCGCACTACCTTGCTGAAAGGGATTGTCGCCATCATTGTAGATGGTTTTTGTCCTTGCAAAGCCTTTTGTATGAGCTCGTTCCCAATTTCCATGAACGTTTATCTCAAGATAGGATGTCCCTTTGTTTGGGTCATCGTTATCAATAATGACCTCATGCTTTTGCCAATCTCTCTCTCGGGGTGTAAATACACAGGCTCCAGCATGCTCGAGCATGGGAATAAGGTAGGGGATGACAATGGTTTGAGTGAACAAATCTTCGGTGGTTCCAAATAGGTTTGGTCGCTGCCATTTCCACTTAAATTTATTCTGATCGTAATAGTAGCCATGGCTTGCCCATACAGAAATATGCCTATTCTTCAGTCCTTTTGTAATCTTGTTGGTCTTCGATGTGTTCGTCACCCACGGCTTATCCCGATGGTCAATATCGCCCCATGCTCGCGTGAAGCTACTGTTGTACTGAGCAGATAGGTGGAGTGACAGGCACACGCAGTACAGAAATAAAACCGTGCGTAACCTCATTGGGCAATTTCTCCTATCGAAAATTTCTCAGGATGTTTGCCTTGCATGCCTTTAAAATATAGTTTCACCTCTTTCATCTCCTCGTCTACATTTCCTGTGGGAACAATCTTTTTCGTACATTTTATTGTCTTGCGTTGATAGTTAAGACCATACAAGAGGATGGGTATGTTTGCTTTCAGGGCGATGTAATAGAATCCCAGCTTCCAATCCGGGTTCAGAGATCGTGTTCCCTCGGGTGTGATACAGAGTTGAAAAGTTTTCTCCTTTTGGGCGAAGGCCGCAAGGTTGTCCGTCATGCTCGTATGTTTTGAGCGCCAAACGGGTATTCCCCCCATGGCTTTCAAAAGGGGTTTGAGGGGGCCTACAAACCATTCTTTCTTCATCAGAAAGTTTGATTTCATGCCCTCAGCGTGCATATATAGCAGGCCGATGATGAAATCCCAGTTGCTGGTGTGTGGGGCAAGACAGATAATGTATTTGTCGGGATGGTCAACAGTTACAACTTTTGTCCATCCCATGCAACTATATAATAGCCATCTACACAAACGATTTAGCATATACGCTTCGGTTTTTTTAATAAATATTCGATATTTGATCTACAATTTCAGACACGTCTGAGTTGAATTTTGCAATCAAATCCTTGTAATAATCCTTTTGCTTCATTCCTGGTTCGGGATGAGATACGCGCTTAATATATTGACTCTGCAACGTCAAGATCGACGTCAGCAGCGCATCAATATTCTCCTTTTCGGGTTTTTCACTATACAGCGAGGCGGCTACGCATTCTGCTAAAAGGTCACTACAAACATAATGAATTATTCGTTTTAAATCTCTTTTGTTTGCCATATGAATTGTCTCTTTATAGTTTGTACGAAATTGAATGATAGTTCAAAGGTAGAAAAATTATCTGTATTTGCAACACATTGACTGGAAAAATCTTGTTTTCTTGATTGTTTGTTTTTCTATCTCAAAGAAAAAGGGTAAATTTGCAAAACCTAAGAGCAATGAAAATTTATCATTTATTATATTAGTAAAATTGCAAAGATGAAAACAAGTGCATTACAAAAAGAAAGAGCTTCTTATCAGCCAAAACTGCCAAAAGCTCTTCAAGGTGCTGTAAAAATTCAGGAAGGAGCACCAACTGAAAGTGTTGATGATCAGGATGAAATCAAAAAATTATTCCCACATACATACGGAATGCCTCTCGTTGAGTTTGTGCCAGGTGATAAATGTGAACACAAGCTGATGAATGTAGGCGTTATCCTCAGTGGAGGTCAGGCTCCTGGTGGACATAATGTGATTAGTGGCTTGTTCGATGCTTTGAAGAAGTTGAACGAAGAAAACCGCTTGTATGGCTTCTTGATGGGGCCTGGTGGTTTGGTAGATCATAATTATATCGAGATTACTGCTGGTTTCTTGGAGAAATATCGCAACACGGGTGGTTTTGATATGATTGGCTCTGGACGTACCAAGCTGGAGAAAGAAGACCAGTTTGAAAAGGGTCTGGAGGTGATTCGCGAGCTGGATATCAAAGCACTTGTCATCATTGGTGGTGACGATTCAAACACCAACGCCTGTGTTTTGGCCGAATATTACGCTGCCAAACAGTATGGCGTGCAGGTCATCGGTTGTCCAAAGACCATTGACGGCGACTTGAAGAACGAGCAAATTGAAACCTCATTTGGCTTTGATACGGCAACCAAAACCTATTCAGAGCTCATTGGAAATATTGAGCGTGACTGCAATTCGGCTCGCAAATACTGGCATTTCATCAAGCTGATGGGACGTTCGGCCTCTCACATTGCACTGGAGTGTGCATTGCAGACACAGCCAAACATTTGTCTTGTTTCTGAAGAAATACAGGCAAAAGACAAGACGTTGAATGAAATTGTTGAGAACATTGCTTCTGTTGTGGCCTATCGTGCCAAAGAAGGAAACAACTTTGGCGTGGTCCTCATTCCCGAAGGCTTGATAGAATTCATCCCCGCCATCGGCCGCTTGATCGCCGAATTGAACGACCTGCTGGCCGCTCATGGTGCCGATTATAAGGATTTGGACAAGGATGCACAACGTGAATACATCCTGGCTCACCTCTCTGACGCCAACCGCTCTACTTTCGAAACATTGCCGGAAGATGTGGCTCGTCAGCTGAGTTTGGATCGCGACCCACACGGAAATGTTCAGGTTTCCTTAATTGAGACCGAGAAGTTGCTGTCCAACATGGTTGCCGCTAAGCTCAATGAATGGAAGAAGCAAGGCAAATATCAAGGTAAGTTCTCACCTCTTCACCATTTCTTTGGTTACGAAGGTCGCTGTGCTGCGCCGTCTAATTTTGATGCCGACTATTGCTATGCGCTTGGTACCAGTGCTGCTCAGCTCATCGCGAACGGTAAGACAGGATACATGGCTATTGTCAAGAATACCACCGACTGCACCGACAACTGGAAAGCAGGTGGTGTACCTATCACCATGATGATGAACATGGAGCGTCGTACAGGTGAAATGAAACCGGTTATCCGCAAGGCGTTGGTAGAGTTGGAAGGCAAGCCTTTCAAGACTTTCGCCGCCAACCGTGACGAATGGGCTAACCATACATGCTATGTTTATCCAGGTCCTATCCAGTATTGGGGCCCCAGTGAGGTTTGTGACCAGACCACACGAACCTTGGCATTGGAGCAGGAATAATCTTACTGACAGTTAAAACTACTATAAAGGCTGGTTCTATAAATTACCACCGCACATAGTCATTAAATGTTTATGAAATACGTTTTGTTATCTTTTGGCTTCTTTTTATATAAAACAGGCTGCGCCTCAACAATTCAAACAAGTTTGATTGTATTCGGCTTGCTCCGTTTTTTTGTTCAAAATGTAAGTTCGTTCAGTCGTGTAGCTCGCTACACTCCTTTACTCTCTTGCATTTTGACCTCAAAAATAAGCTCAAAATCTAACAAAGCTAATTTATAGAACCAGCCTAAAGAGAGTCTGCTGATGTAGTTCGGTTACGTATTGCATGGCAGATTCTCTTTTTCAATTTCATCATTCAATGCCAACAAGAAAAAGAAGAAAGCGAGTCAGAAAGAAACGCACACGATTCTTTGGTAGATGTCCCCGACGGGCCGTTTGGGTAGGGGGCATTGTCTTTGCACTACTCTATATGTGGGCATTCTATGAGTTTTTTGTAAGTCCTACCGGGTTCAGGTGGCGCGCACTTTATGGTGATGCTGACTACCCCGCAGGTTATGAGATACATGGTATCGACATCTCTCACTATCAAGGTGACATCCATTGGCAACTGTTGCGCAATGGTATGATAGGAGGGTGCCCGCTCAGGTTTGTCATGATCAAGGCAACAGAGGGTGCCGACAAACTGGATGACAATTTCAACGACAACTTTTATAATGCGCGCGAACATGGTTTTATCAGGGGGGCATACCATTTTTGGAGCAACCATTCGTCGGCCAGAGATCAGGCATACTATTTTTTGAAGCAGGTACATCTGGAAGATGGTGACCTGCCGCCGGTATTGGATGTTGAACACAAACCTAAAGACCAGAGCGTTGAAGACTTTCAACGAGATATCCTCACCTGGTTGCACATCGTCGAAGACAAGTACCATGTAAAGCCCATGATTTATACCTATTATAAATTTAAGGACGAATATCTGGGCGCACCCGTTTTTGATGATTATCCCTATTGGATAGCCCATTACTATGTTGAGAAGGTGACCTACAAAGGCAAGTGGAAATTCTGGCAGCATACTGATGCCGGAAAACTGCCCGGTATCAAAGGATTCGTTGACTTGAATGTCTACAACGGCTCGTTTTACGATTTGAAGCAGATGACCATTGGTCGCCAAAAGGTAACTTGGTGAACATGGGGATGTGTCAAACAGCTCGATGCAATCGACGCTCTATCATGGCCATCGTTCAATGATTTTTCATACCTTTGAGCCTCGAAAGGGCGATTGACAAGTAAAATAATATTATTGAAAAATATTGACAAGTATTTTAGAATAACCAACTAAAAACCGTACAGCTATTTGAAGGCCAGCCAATCTCTATGACTTTAGGCGTCAAAGTCAATCCTATTGAAGGCCAAACCCATTGACTTTGAGGGACAAAGTCAATGAGTTTGAACATGCATCTGTATTCTGTTCGTAATCAGCTGGTTTCTATATAGTTACTGTTTGATGAATGTCAAGCAGCACCAGTGGTTATCTGTTTTTTGGCTTGTCTTTACTAATCCTAATGTGTTGGCTTTTTCGTCAAGCAATTTTACATCTTCCTCATAAAAGCCACTGATGATCAATATCGAGTCAGCATTCATTATTTCCAGATAAGCGGTCATGTCGTTCAGAAGAATGTTGCGGTTGATGTTGGCCAACACCACGTCAAATACCCCCGACACATGCGATAAAACGTGTGCGTCACCATGAAAAACCTCGATGTTGTCGACCTCATTGATAGCAGCATTGTGTTGGGTGTTTTCCACACTCCACTCGTCGATATCGAAGCCAACGACCGCCTCTGCGCCCAGTTTAAGGGCGGCGATGCCCAAAATGCCCGTGCCGCATCCACAGTCCAGAACCCGTTTTCCTTTCAGTGACAGCTGTAGCATGGCTCCAATCATCATGCGAGTAGTTTCGTGAGTTCCCGTGCCAAAGGCTTGTTTTGCTTCGATTCCGATGTTGATGAGCGAGTCACCGTCGGGCTTCTTCCCAGCTCTTGCATCATAAACCAGCACCTGGTTGTCAATGTTGATGGGTGCGAACCCCATGTTTTCCCAGGCCTCGTTCCAGTTTTTGTCTTCTGTATCGGAAAGCGTGTAGGTGATGTTGACGCCTTCTAAGGGAAAGGTGTCAAGCACTTGCTTCAAGCTGTTGGGGTCCAGTAAGTCTGCGGGAATGTATCCTTTGAGTCCATCTTGAGTGTCTTCAAACGACTCAAAGCCAATTTCTCCCATCAAATCAGGTAACAGGTCTTTGGCAATTTGCGTAAGCTCCGGCGTACAGGCTATTTTAAAGTCTGCTATCTTATATTTCATATTCTTAACGTAAAAGATGCCACAAAGGTATAAAAAATAGGGAAAAACCTATCCATAGTTAGGGAATTTCCTTATATTTGCATAAACATATTTGATATATTTGCATTGTGGAAAAGCATATATTAGAAAGGAGTAACAAGATGAAAAAGCTCATATTATTCACCCTATTGTTGGGAATGATGCCCTATAAGATGTTGGCACAGGACGATATGTACATTCTTCCGTCTAACTTGCCTACCGTTAAGAAGCCAAAGGTGCGAACGAATGATCGTGAAGTGACTTATAGTGGCAGCGACCGTGATGTAGACGAATATAATCGTCATGGTAAGTATTGGAGTCATTATCAGAAGATAGGAACGGACAATCGTGGCAACGATGTCATCGAATTTCAGAAGGGTAGAGGGGTTTATCCCGACTCTACCTACATCGACACCACTTTTGTCGGCAAGTATTATGATACGATGGTCGATGGTGATGACTTTGAATATACAAGTCGGATGAGCCGCTGGGACGGCTATTATAATCCGTGGTTCTACAGCAGCTATCGTTGGAGAGCCTATCCTTATTGGCGTGCCGGTTGGGGTTTTTACGATCCGTGGTATGACCCATGGTATTATGGTTATACTGGGTTCTACGATCCCTGGTACAGTTCTTGGTATGGTGGCTATTATGGTTTCTACGATCCATGGTACAATCCTTGGTATTATGGCTATAGCGGATGGTATGGTTCATATTACGGAGGCTGGTATAACTATCCGTATGGCGGGTATGGTAGAGGCTATGCACGTGTATACGAAGGCAACCCCCGTGGCTTGACCGGAAACAGAACCTGGAGATTTGGCGGCAGCGGAGATACATACAGTACAGGGCGATTCGCTCGTGGAACGACAAATCGCAACAGACAGCCAGGGAGTACTTATACAACCCGCAGTAGACGTAACAGGTCGTTCGGTGGCAGAACCGATACGCCTCGTTCCAATTCGATCGGCACTCGCAGTAACAGTAGCTTTGGTAATTCCACCAGGTCTACACCAAGTTATAACAGCGGTAGCTTTGGTGGCACACGTTCTTCCGGTAGCGGCTTTGGTGGCACACGTTCTTCCGGTGGCGGTTTTGGCGGCGGACACTCTTCCGGCGGTGGCGGCGGCCACTTTGGTGGAGGTAGAAGGTAAAGAATAACACGAATATAAAAGATGAGACAAATGAAGACAAAATATTGCCTGATGGCGGTCATGATGTTCATGTCGGCATCACTGACAGCACAAGAAACTTATCAAGATACGAAACTGATTGACAACGACCTCAATGGTACGGCTCGGTATGTAGGTATGGGTGGCGCTTTGGAGGCGCTGGGTGCGGATATATCCACGATTAGTACTAACCCAGCAGGGATTGGGTTGTTCCGTTCTGGGCAGGTTACTGT
Encoded proteins:
- a CDS encoding YgiQ family radical SAM protein, whose protein sequence is MKDYQLTDFLPTTKKECKLRGWEELDVILFSGDAYVDHPSFGVAVIGRSLEAAGYKVAIVPQPDWHGDYRDFKKLGKPRLFFGISPGCMDSMVNKYTANKRLRKEDAYSPDGRHDCRPEYPTVVYSKILRQLYPDTPIVLGGIEASMRRLTHYDYWQDALRKCILCDSGADMILYGMGAKSVLCLCQRIAAGEPIQQIHDIPQTVYLTQKEEIDGGIKDDDIILHSHEQCLREKRLQADNFRHIEEESNKIHAQRLIQAVDNKYVVVNPPFPTLSTKEIDAYYDLPYTRVPHLKYKGKRIPAYEMIKFSVNIHQGCFGGCAFCTISAHQGKFVTCRSKESILREVKQVIDMPDFKGYLSDLGGPSANMYGMAGKNHLACEHCKRPSCIHPKICPNLNTDHSKLLDIYRSVDAIPGIKKSFVSSGVRYDLLLHKSKDETTNAAAQEYTKELIKNHVSGRLKVAPEHTSDTVLNLMRKPSFKLFEQFKVIFDKINKEENLKQQLIPYFISSHPGCQAQDMANLAIITKKLNFQLEQVQDFTPTPMTVSTETWYTGYDPYTLEPVYCAKTPNEKLAQRQFFFWYKPEERKNIERELRKIGRPELIEQLFSHAPKPPKTSSRKDEASSQRTNNKRPASYNPNFSNKRKREKHKRRN
- a CDS encoding fibronectin type III domain-containing protein, translating into MRLRTVLFLYCVCLSLHLSAQYNSSFTRAWGDIDHRDKPWVTNTSKTNKITKGLKNRHISVWASHGYYYDQNKFKWKWQRPNLFGTTEDLFTQTIVIPYLIPMLEHAGACVFTPRERDWQKHEVIIDNDDPNKGTSYLEINVHGNWERAHTKGFARTKTIYNDGDNPFQQGSARIAHSTKSRHPSLVSYQPNLPQAGRYAVYVSYQTVDNSVDDAEYIVYHKGQETAFRVNQQMGGGTWVYLGTFDFDAGSNQFNRVVVTNRSKKKRRFVTTDAVRFGGGMGNIQRGGSISGLPRTLEGSRYYAQWAGAPYSVYGGKGGQDDYSDDINTRSKMTNWLSGGSVFAPSLPGLRVPLELALAVHSDAGYSADGKSLTGSLAICTTNFNDGRLNAGISRMTSKDFANDLLQNAVRDLSTDQRPWPKRYLWDRNYSETRVPEIPSAILETMSHQNFPDMILGQDPNFKFSFARSIYKTILRYINRQHGKSFVVQPLAPQDFRIEFTSKNKVKLSWSPQTDPKEETATPSSYNVYMATGTSGFDNGKNISRTSYSIELEPDVQYNFKITACNKGGESFPTETLSAYYSPLATQTVLVVNGFNRLSAPKVIDDELQQGFDLHEDIGVAYGKTAGWAGYQTAFDKTRMGSLTEKGLGYGGNELAGQFIAGNTFDYVVDHTAAIASSKKYNVASSSSQAVWSGEVKLTKYPCIDLILGLEKYEPYTVKYYKSFTPQMQTLLTDYANHGGAIMVSGSYIGSDMTFETERSFLNNVLKLSYTPSDSIVSSNAVHGLGMNMTFYQTPNEEHYAAQWPEVLSPNPSAMCVMQYANGTSAAVAYKDNHYRCFTMGFPFECIIDQKNKELLMRGILNYLLE
- a CDS encoding 1-acyl-sn-glycerol-3-phosphate acyltransferase, which codes for MLNRLCRWLLYSCMGWTKVVTVDHPDKYIICLAPHTSNWDFIIGLLYMHAEGMKSNFLMKKEWFVGPLKPLLKAMGGIPVWRSKHTSMTDNLAAFAQKEKTFQLCITPEGTRSLNPDWKLGFYYIALKANIPILLYGLNYQRKTIKCTKKIVPTGNVDEEMKEVKLYFKGMQGKHPEKFSIGEIAQ
- a CDS encoding diphosphate--fructose-6-phosphate 1-phosphotransferase, translating into MKTSALQKERASYQPKLPKALQGAVKIQEGAPTESVDDQDEIKKLFPHTYGMPLVEFVPGDKCEHKLMNVGVILSGGQAPGGHNVISGLFDALKKLNEENRLYGFLMGPGGLVDHNYIEITAGFLEKYRNTGGFDMIGSGRTKLEKEDQFEKGLEVIRELDIKALVIIGGDDSNTNACVLAEYYAAKQYGVQVIGCPKTIDGDLKNEQIETSFGFDTATKTYSELIGNIERDCNSARKYWHFIKLMGRSASHIALECALQTQPNICLVSEEIQAKDKTLNEIVENIASVVAYRAKEGNNFGVVLIPEGLIEFIPAIGRLIAELNDLLAAHGADYKDLDKDAQREYILAHLSDANRSTFETLPEDVARQLSLDRDPHGNVQVSLIETEKLLSNMVAAKLNEWKKQGKYQGKFSPLHHFFGYEGRCAAPSNFDADYCYALGTSAAQLIANGKTGYMAIVKNTTDCTDNWKAGGVPITMMMNMERRTGEMKPVIRKALVELEGKPFKTFAANRDEWANHTCYVYPGPIQYWGPSEVCDQTTRTLALEQE
- a CDS encoding glycoside hydrolase family 25 protein, coding for MPTRKRRKRVRKKRTRFFGRCPRRAVWVGGIVFALLYMWAFYEFFVSPTGFRWRALYGDADYPAGYEIHGIDISHYQGDIHWQLLRNGMIGGCPLRFVMIKATEGADKLDDNFNDNFYNAREHGFIRGAYHFWSNHSSARDQAYYFLKQVHLEDGDLPPVLDVEHKPKDQSVEDFQRDILTWLHIVEDKYHVKPMIYTYYKFKDEYLGAPVFDDYPYWIAHYYVEKVTYKGKWKFWQHTDAGKLPGIKGFVDLNVYNGSFYDLKQMTIGRQKVTW
- the prmA gene encoding 50S ribosomal protein L11 methyltransferase, which codes for MKYKIADFKIACTPELTQIAKDLLPDLMGEIGFESFEDTQDGLKGYIPADLLDPNSLKQVLDTFPLEGVNITYTLSDTEDKNWNEAWENMGFAPINIDNQVLVYDARAGKKPDGDSLINIGIEAKQAFGTGTHETTRMMIGAMLQLSLKGKRVLDCGCGTGILGIAALKLGAEAVVGFDIDEWSVENTQHNAAINEVDNIEVFHGDAHVLSHVSGVFDVVLANINRNILLNDMTAYLEIMNADSILIISGFYEEDVKLLDEKANTLGLVKTSQKTDNHWCCLTFIKQ